The following are from one region of the Edwardsiella tarda ATCC 15947 = NBRC 105688 genome:
- a CDS encoding YccJ family protein — translation MTKPHHIAEWARVRETSLEIAEAIFELAHDDETLAQQIWEEGNDKVLPLAFAKTDKDQLYWGDETIDRRDV, via the coding sequence ATGACCAAGCCGCATCACATTGCCGAATGGGCACGCGTGCGTGAAACCTCTTTAGAAATCGCCGAAGCCATCTTCGAACTCGCCCACGATGACGAAACCTTAGCCCAACAGATCTGGGAAGAGGGGAACGATAAGGTGCTGCCTCTGGCCTTCGCCAAGACGGATAAGGATCAACTCTATTGGGGTGACGAAACCATCGACCGCCGCGACGTCTGA
- a CDS encoding aminopeptidase has protein sequence MENYLSSEYINQVELFCNGYKAFLDRAKTERECIRAIREVVQAQGFGPLPAAESVRVGGKYYCVNRNKSMALIVMGHSPLCQGVRIIAAHSDAPHLDLKPNPLHEAQGLALMRTHYYGGIKKYQWGARPLALHGVVFTRQHGRIELTLGERGDQPVFTIPDLLPHLDAKIQRKRPGDELLKGEELQILVGSLPLAELAEEDKDRVKRQILARLQHDYALEQADLLRAELALVPAGESRDVGLDGSLLGGYGQDDRVCVYTALQALLACEQPEQTLICLFLDKEETGSSGATGMQSDFFPWVIEMLLQRMPGASVTQLRQCLWNSYALSADVVPALDPLFPEVHDADNAARLGGGMVLSKYTGAGGKNLTNDADAEYLALLQHMLDSHALRWQNGLLGKVDEGGGGTIARFLAQHGPCVVDAGVPLLSMHSPFEVSAKSDIWQTFQGYRHFFSAAFPCPSQLYDEAETMGGAS, from the coding sequence ATGGAGAATTATTTATCTTCTGAATATATAAACCAGGTGGAATTATTCTGTAACGGTTATAAAGCTTTCCTCGATCGGGCTAAAACCGAACGGGAGTGTATTCGCGCTATTCGTGAGGTGGTGCAGGCGCAGGGATTTGGTCCTTTGCCAGCGGCGGAGAGCGTGAGGGTCGGCGGGAAATATTACTGTGTTAATCGTAATAAGAGCATGGCGTTGATCGTCATGGGGCACAGCCCCTTATGCCAGGGTGTGCGAATTATCGCCGCGCACAGTGATGCGCCGCATCTCGATCTTAAGCCAAATCCGCTCCATGAAGCGCAGGGATTGGCGCTGATGCGTACCCACTATTATGGCGGCATTAAGAAGTACCAGTGGGGGGCTCGCCCCTTGGCGCTGCATGGGGTGGTCTTCACCCGTCAACATGGGCGTATCGAGTTGACCTTGGGTGAGCGGGGCGATCAGCCGGTATTTACCATCCCCGATCTGCTGCCGCACCTGGATGCGAAGATCCAGCGTAAGCGTCCGGGGGATGAACTATTAAAGGGGGAGGAGCTGCAGATCCTGGTTGGCAGTCTCCCCTTGGCCGAGTTGGCCGAAGAGGATAAGGATCGGGTCAAGCGCCAGATCTTGGCCCGTTTGCAGCATGACTACGCCCTGGAGCAGGCGGACTTGCTACGCGCCGAGCTGGCGTTGGTGCCCGCGGGGGAGAGCCGCGATGTCGGCCTGGATGGTTCGCTGCTCGGCGGCTACGGTCAAGATGATCGGGTGTGCGTCTATACCGCGCTGCAGGCCTTGCTGGCGTGCGAGCAACCGGAGCAGACCCTGATCTGCCTGTTCCTGGATAAGGAGGAGACCGGTTCGTCGGGCGCCACCGGGATGCAGTCCGACTTCTTCCCCTGGGTTATCGAGATGCTCTTGCAGCGTATGCCGGGAGCGTCGGTCACCCAGTTGCGCCAGTGCCTCTGGAACTCTTACGCCCTGTCGGCGGATGTGGTGCCGGCGCTCGATCCGCTGTTTCCCGAGGTCCATGACGCCGATAACGCCGCTCGTCTGGGCGGGGGGATGGTGCTGAGTAAGTACACCGGGGCGGGTGGGAAGAACTTAACCAACGACGCCGATGCCGAATACCTCGCCCTGCTGCAGCACATGTTGGACAGCCATGCATTGCGCTGGCAAAACGGCCTGTTGGGTAAGGTCGATGAGGGGGGCGGCGGTACCATCGCCCGTTTCCTCGCCCAGCATGGCCCCTGTGTCGTTGACGCCGGGGTCCCCCTGTTGTCCATGCACTCACCGTTTGAAGTCAGTGCCAAGTCCGATATCTGGCAGACTTTCCAGGGTTATCGCCACTTCTTCAGCGCCGCCTTTCCTTGTCCATCACAGCTATACGATGAGGCAGAGACGATGGGAGGTGCCTCATGA
- a CDS encoding peptide MFS transporter, with protein MNRRYPATFYILCACQFWWAVSFYSLWTVLPVFLHDALHLDEKSAFSIFGSFTAIGASLLFVGGWLADKVLGAKRTLWWGYAFQGVGYALITAASLSDASSLLFAGLGCVIVGRSVGGVAAPALVAAAYNQGDQRLDSAFTLFYMVNNIGAFLTTVAAAEIAACLGWQAAFILSTLGMVINLLLLARYSRYLVNASPVDSRKPGSAIMAAYLGGSLLVVALSMFLLRELLITRVLLVAVALIILLLIVRIMRRETRISRLKMVVGLVLMGQALLFFILYNQMPTSLNFFAINNVRPSLLGVAVNPVSFQALNPMWIIVLSPGLAWLYTWLGEHGRDPSMPVKFAVGMLACAAAFACAGSARFFGNAAGIVSPFWIIAPHLLFAIGELLISALGQSMLAKLFPREVRGFIYGAWGMVLALASLGAAWLAGFSASDNEAAGDALHSLQQYGAYFYALALATLVVALICWWLAPRLDRLINTPDHPAA; from the coding sequence ATGAACCGGCGTTATCCCGCGACCTTCTACATCCTATGCGCCTGCCAGTTTTGGTGGGCCGTCTCCTTCTATAGCCTGTGGACCGTCCTGCCGGTTTTTCTACATGATGCGCTCCATCTCGACGAGAAGAGCGCCTTCAGCATCTTCGGTAGCTTCACGGCCATCGGCGCCTCGTTGCTGTTTGTCGGCGGCTGGCTGGCGGACAAGGTGTTAGGTGCCAAACGCACGCTATGGTGGGGTTACGCCTTCCAAGGGGTGGGTTACGCGCTGATCACCGCGGCTTCGCTGAGCGACGCGTCGTCACTGCTCTTCGCCGGTTTAGGCTGCGTGATCGTCGGGCGCAGCGTCGGCGGGGTGGCCGCCCCGGCGTTGGTCGCCGCGGCCTATAACCAGGGTGACCAACGTCTGGATAGCGCCTTTACCCTGTTTTATATGGTCAACAATATTGGCGCCTTCTTGACGACCGTGGCGGCGGCGGAGATCGCCGCCTGTCTCGGCTGGCAGGCGGCCTTTATTCTCAGCACGCTGGGGATGGTGATCAACCTGTTGCTGCTGGCGCGTTATAGCCGTTATCTGGTGAATGCGAGCCCGGTGGATAGCCGCAAGCCGGGGAGCGCTATCATGGCCGCTTACCTGGGCGGTTCGTTGCTGGTGGTGGCGCTCAGCATGTTCCTGCTGCGTGAACTGCTGATCACGCGGGTGCTGCTGGTGGCCGTCGCCCTGATCATCCTGTTGCTGATTGTGCGTATCATGCGGCGTGAGACGCGCATCTCGCGGCTGAAGATGGTGGTTGGGCTGGTGCTGATGGGGCAGGCCTTGCTGTTTTTCATCCTCTACAATCAGATGCCGACCTCGCTCAACTTCTTCGCCATCAATAATGTGCGCCCCTCCTTGCTGGGGGTAGCGGTCAACCCGGTCTCCTTTCAGGCGCTGAATCCGATGTGGATCATCGTACTCAGTCCCGGTCTGGCCTGGCTCTATACCTGGCTGGGCGAGCACGGGCGTGACCCCTCGATGCCGGTCAAGTTCGCCGTGGGGATGTTAGCCTGCGCCGCCGCCTTTGCCTGCGCCGGTAGTGCCCGCTTCTTCGGCAATGCGGCGGGCATCGTCTCCCCCTTCTGGATCATCGCCCCGCATCTGCTATTCGCCATCGGCGAACTGTTGATCTCGGCCCTGGGTCAGTCGATGCTCGCCAAGCTGTTCCCGCGCGAGGTGCGTGGTTTTATCTATGGCGCGTGGGGGATGGTGTTGGCGCTGGCGTCGCTGGGGGCGGCTTGGCTGGCGGGCTTCTCCGCCAGCGACAACGAGGCCGCGGGCGATGCACTGCACTCCCTGCAACAGTATGGCGCTTACTTCTATGCCTTAGCCCTCGCGACCTTGGTCGTCGCGCTGATCTGCTGGTGGCTGGCGCCCCGGTTGGATCGGCTGATCAACACGCCCGATCACCCCGCAGCGTAG